GACTTTGTAAACAACATCCAACATTTGGTGCCAGCTTTCACATTATGTGGGATTGTGAGTGTATGAATTTATGACCAACCATACCAAGCTATGACGAAGGAGAGCAGGAAAGAAATCGACACTTTAGGgaccattaaaatgtgttaatacTGCTACATTTATGCATTTGACCTGTAGAAAAGTTGCTTTAAGGCACAAccagaaatgtaaatattgtaacACTGGAAGTGTTCCTATTATTTttgtaactgaaaaatgaaagttcAGCGTATATGCTCTTTAATTTAacctagcagcagcagcttaacTATTGTGCTGCTTAATATCTAGGACAAATTAACGCTTAAGGACAAACCCCCCCCAAAACATTTTAGTAGATTTATGAGAAAATAACGAATGATgcaaccatagactgtatggaTGCAACATAGCAGGGAAGATGAACTGCACCATGGAATCTGCTGGAACGGCAGGAAAAGGCACCACTGCATGGTGGACATATGAATTACTTTTTACAATGATTTACAATGATGTAAACCAAATACCTTGGTTTACCTTTCCAAAGTAAGACAGattttctacttttaaagtGGTGGAACTTACCAATAAACTAATATATAATTCAGAGGGAAATAGTTTCATCTGCACTGAATATATCTCATAGCTGCAGTAATCTTTTTGAACTGATCATTATGTTAGAAAAAGACTGGACCTGTGATTTCCTACAGTTATGGACTGTGATCAATGTTTCGAAATAAAAGTAAGATTctcaaaattcaaaaacaaagtgcatgtattaaaatatataaaacaaacttaaataactgttatttataatgcagcagcacagtaattgtttcagctctacactaAACCTGGGTTTTATTGCCAAACAAATCCTACCCAGCTAACTAACTGACATTTATTCGAGGCTAGCTGAGCTAGCTAGCAGGACAAATAAACTTGCCATAAAACTCAAGCGTTACACCTTCACCTCTAACCCACATCACCAACAAATGTCTTACCTTTATACTTTCACCGTTTTTCTTCCACTGTCTGTCTTCTGCCTACGTTTTTGCTCCATTaggatcattttctttttggtttcGTAACGCTGGACATTAATGTCACTACTAACAGGAATGACAGGCAGTTGTCAATCATCCCATCGCACCTGTCTGACGTCACTCAGCGAGTTTGACTTAATTatgtcacaaaaacaccagCCACAGTTTATCATTGCAGTTTGTTTCGTTTTATATGCTACACTTATTCTATATTTTAAGCATAGAAGGGggattaaataaacacatgagaGAGCTACAACATAAAGAGCAAGTCATTCTCCTCAGATGACGACACATGCAGCTTTGGGTCCCCCTGGTGGCTTGGGGGGGCCCTGTGCATTCACATAGTCCAtacaagcaaacaacactttatgcattgagcaaacaaaaatgaaccacaaaaacttaaatacacaacttgcaaataaaatattgaattaatCGTAAAATGtagtttgcttcttaaaaagtgttgtttgacacaaatctaattccatatctATGTCTCTTGGAAATGTATGGTTaatactagagctgaaacaattactggATTATTAACTCAACTATTTTCAATTATTCAGTTTGCAgctttgtttcagcttcttaaatatgaatattttctttgtttatttgctccatataacaaagaaataattaaaaagtgaatcattttgggttttttggacaaaacataatcatttccGTGTTttaggttttctgacattttatggaccaaaagatTTATAATACTATTAAaatttgttgacaaaaaaaataaatctcatgtggccctaatcctcttctgcAGGGTTACCTTACctatcaaaaataatatttggtgttaattaaatgttgaactgttttttttttttcgtacaCATTTACTCTAGCGATAGTTTGGCATTATATGATCATGATACAACGTTTTTGGAAACACTGGGTTTAGACATAAACAGGAAAAGCAGGCTTCACGCAGACACACAACCCCTCCTTTTCCACGCAGCGTGTGACAGAGCGATCGTCAGCTCCAGCCTGAGCTTTATCAGCCTCAGCtttaccaccaccaccaggtcgaaacacacactttcagccGCTGCTCGGTGTCGCCTCCTCCGTCAGGCCCGCATTGTTGACTTCAAAGAGTTTATCCTCTGGATCTGACTTTAAACGCACACGGTACGTAGCCTCTCAAAAAACCAAACGCATCGTTCCATAAAATATGGAACCCCGTAATGATTATTTAGCCGTTTGTTTGCGTTTGTGTTTTGAACGAGCGTAGAGCGGGGCCTCGTTGACGTCGCGAGGCGCCAGTTGCCAATGTTAGGCTAAGATGCTAGTTTTGTGCACGGTAATGCTAGCTGTCTGGTTAGCTCGCTTGTCGTCTAATAATCGCCATAAAGTGGTTGTTTTTGGTTGTagaaaagacacacactgtaGAAGAAGAGTGTTCGTGCATTAATGCAAGCATTCTACGCGCTGTTATTCGGGATAATTATGACCCAGTTAGCTAGTTACGCATTGCAGTTAGCCTGTGCCGATACATAGCTTTGGTGGATATGTTAGCGTTTAGCGGTAACACTGTTTATCCTAACATTTATTAACACTTATAACCAGTGTATCACTACAACTGCAGTCAGGTTATTAACAATAATTAATTATCCTTCATTGTATAACGTATGTTATTTGTTAGCTAGCTGCAGCGGTAGCAATTACCTGAGGTAAAATGTGTCACAACAcattcatgttaatgataatgtcatttaatgtgttttacattctgttttgtttcacagACAATGCccacaataaaactacagagCTCCGATGGGGAGATCTTTGAGGTGGATGTTGAGATAGCCAAGCAGTCTGTCACCATCAAGACCATGTTAGAAGGTATCACTAAATAATCAAACAACTTTCTTTCCCCCATTTTAATTCTCATAAAAGGCTGCCCCCACACACTAGAGGACAtcaaaactgacacacacagagcactttGCAaccgattttcaatgttttaataatCCTGAGGAAGCACAGACGAGACGATCCGGGAGGAGATTCAGTTGTCCTACATCTTGCAGGAGAAGCAATCTTATCATACTGTTGCCATACATCCACAagtgtgtcctctgtctctaCCATCCCCTGGGCTCGGGAGACGGTGTTCACGTTCATCCTCGTCGCCCTAATACTTTATCTACTAATACTCAACAACTTATATGTAATAAAGTGCTATATCTTAGGATAATACACTATTGTGCACAAGTGTTAGGGCACCACTAgctttgctgtgtttgtcagtcATTACGCCCCCCCTTGTAAAAACACCCAAGGAGAAAAGTGTTTGTGCATGTCTGATCTCACCtgttccatccatcttctaccacttcatcctccacatgagggtcgcgcggggtcactggtgccaatcccagctggcaaaaggcggggttcaTCATGTAGTCAGTctatcacagggacacaaaacaaatattcactCTCACTTTATGGACCTGTGATTAAGGAGTCtgctggaaattattattaaaagatggtgatggtgatgatgatgatgatgatttttttgtgtgattttgttttgtagatTTAGGGATGGATGATGAAGGAGACGATGACCCGGTTCCTCTGCCTAATGTGAACGCTGCCATCCTGAAGAAGGTACTAAACAAACAGTCGTGCTTTGCTCGCAAACATGACATGGCAGGCAGGTTTGTGGGTGGAAATTATTAGGTGTCGATAGGTTTGCTGTTTTATGTTTCCAAATTGTCAGAGGAAGAGTCAACATGTGTCAGTTAAAGTAGCAGAGGGATATGGAGATATAAATCTTGatcttattttaattatacatTTCAAAGTTATACAAACTTTCTGCAGACAGAGAATGAAGGTTACATGCTGGTGTACAATGGTTCTACTCAGAGCAGCAGCTTGTGTGTCTAAAGTAGCGAGTGCATTTTATACTTATttggtttcctgtgtgtttCCCCTCAGGTGATTCAGTGGTGCACTCATCACAAAGATGACCCTCCCCCTCCTGAGGATGATGAGAACAAGGAGAAGAGGACGGATGACATTCCTGTGTGGGACCAGGAGTTCCTCAAAGTCGACCAGGGCACATTGTTTGAACTCATCCTGGTCAGTGCAGTTGACATTTTACCACATTTACATGGCGTTGACCTTAATTCAGTCCCCATAAAGAGCTGATGCAAACCTCAGCAGTAACTTCAACTTCCAAGTGGACAATAACTCTGTAATTTACACCGTAACATTAGTGTGTAGTGTGACAGTCGTCTCTCAGTTTGCTCTTCTATCCGTCAGTTCGATCATGCATTTATTTGGGGTTGTAACAGCAGAATACAAAAATCCCAGACTTACTCATTTGTGCTGTTTTGTAGTGACAGTGTGTTACATGTAGAGTCGGTGtgatataaatgtgttattattattattatattatgtttgtTATTGGTATACTTTCTTTTAAAGCTCAGCAGCTCAAATGCAAAGTTCAAGTTCTCCACCTTGCATCAGATTATGGAGTAGTTAATGTGTAGATAAGGGAAGTGAGATATTTAACCCACGTTTTGCAGCCTTCCCCTCTTTCCTGTGGCCTGCTGTGTCAGAGCAGAGCACTCAGCATTTAGTTGACAGATATAAAAATTTGCTGAGCTGGGTGCTTTGGGTGTCCGCTATAGAAGTAACAATAGTTTGGAGTATAATCTTGGGCTGGGTGGTTTTACTGTTAACAACATACACATGTGAAccaggcaacaacaacaacagcagtgtgAAACCTAAACAGAAATGCTGTAGGTGTGTGCACAGCTCTTGATTTCCAGGAAGTGAAACTCAAGTCCGGTCGCTTGAATTTACTTAACCTGCACCCACCACTCACACCCCTGCACATTCTGCCTCTCGCTCagccacattttgtttttcagtaaaCATATGTGTCAGTGCTCTGCACGGCAGCCATCTTGACATGTTTTAGCTGGAAACGGCACATGTGTCGGTTATTACGTTCACAATAGCTCTGTTCAGGTCGTGTGAGTCGGGGCAGTGTGACATTAAACCAGGGAGCACCctgaaactcactcactcactcactgtctgcagcggtatcctccacatgagggtcacaggaagCTGGGGCAAATCCCACCTGAGATATGGACTGGACTGAACAGGTCACCATTCACCACAGAACCAAACACGCTCGCAGTCAATCAATTTAACCATTAACACCtgtgaaaatggctgctgtgcacaGGGCTAATTAAGCTGCAGACGTGCTGCAGCTGATTATAAATTTGCATAAAGCAAATAGAAAATGGGTGGCTACAACTTAGTGGCTGAGAACATATGAATGAAGACTTGTGGAATAAATACGCTACAGACACTTGAATCATTCATGAGCTTGAATGGCGTGAATCCAAAGCAGAACGTCTGCACGAGCCtggaaatgttatgtttttccgCCGATGTCACCGTCGTCTGTCTCACTGTCGTCTTCTCTGCATCAGGCCGCCAACTATTTGGACATCAAGGGTCTGCTAGACGTCACCTGCAAGACGGTCGCCAACATGATTAAGGGCAAAACCCCCGAGGAGATCAGGAAGACTTTCAACATCAAAAACGATttcacagaggaagaggaagctcAGGTACCCGTTCTGTTCCACTGATCACACGTCGTGTCAGGAAAACGCAGCGTTATGTTCATTATTGGTTAAATTTTTGGTGACCTAACCCTTTTTCTAACCTGTCCTCTCCTCGTCTCATCCACAGGTACGCAAAGAGAACCAGTGGTGCGAAGAGAAGtaaaggggggggggagttCCGGCCAACACTACCACACTGAAAAGGATTGTCTCTGCTAACTGGTTGCACTGGCGTTGTTCATACttgttaatatttacatttagtaTATTTAAACCCCACATGGTCCCCTGTACCCCCCCCTCCTTTGTTTCCCCTCCTCTGTTTCCAATagcatgaacattttttttaattcgcTTGTGTggtgttaatttaaaaaagaaaaaagaagctttttgtTTCTACACACGTGCATccccataaaaaaacaaaatagtccTGGTTCATTGGCTTCGAAGGCAgtcctttcattttatttttttcctgttactTGCtggttgtctttttttttttttactggacatgcattttcttttaggatcatttactaaataaaaaggctttttttgacaatggaaatgaaagggtgaatgttattttttgccctgtgaattcattttaaagggtttttttgcATTAAGACTCTTGGACTTTGAAGTATTTGTGTTAGGTAACGCATTCCTATTTCACGTTGTATTGAACGGGGAATTGAATTGGGTAaagctttgttattttttgggGGAGGAAGGGAAAGGTTGACAATATACTTCAGGagtaaataaatcatgaaaatgcCCGTGTGTCATCGCTTGTTTTTTGATAGGTCTCACTGTCGTCGTCCTGGCTGTACATACAGAACACGTGGACAAGAtattcaaaacacttttattacatcaaacaaacaaaaaaaagaaacaagtaaTACGTCAGAGGCGTTTGAggcataaaaaatacaaaaaaagacatgtttgaCGTCAAAATAAACAAGCTATTTCTAGCACAAGAGCGCTCTCTGCTGGAGGGGAAATGGAACAGCTCGTCCTGAGTCAGGAGCTGTGAGcagaacacaaaataaaagcctttgttACACTGAATTTGGAACATGCacaaaaaatgtgaattctgCCGCAGTAACATGACCGAAAAGTAAAAACTgcacatgacaaacaaaatgtattgctttaagaaatgtttttttctttttctttaaagttattaaaccttttttcttttatttttttttacataaaaacatataaaagttTAATTATAATAGGGaatccaaacatttaaaaaactttaCAACACAATGCAATATAATAGTACCCATTTGGTCTCTCTCTGATTTAGTTTATGGAGCTGTGAAAATGTGTAATaggaaaaaataattattatttatctacaCAAATAATAtgccaaaaataataataaaagtctttctttttctttttgatttgcACAAAGTTGCCCTCAAACTAGGAGGAAACGGAGCAGAAGTGGGAGAATGAAAGTGCCTAAAAAAAGGATCATGGAGATTGCTGGTGTCATTCTGAGCCACTTTGACCGACTGCTGAGTTTTTATTCGGAGTCAAAGGAGCTGAAATATTTGGAAATAGaagtaaaatttaaaaaaaaaaggcagcgaTGGAGGTGGAAGTTGTGCTGGTCAGGCTGCTTGTTGCTCTCGATTCCGTGGTTTGGTCTCAGTAACTGTGATGATGAAGGGTAATAAAAAATGTGACGGCGAGTTACACTAATTTAGAAGAAAGGGGGCGGCGGAAAACATGCGACAGCACGTCGACGCCACATGAGCTGTAATTACTCGACGTGTCTCTGCAGGTGAAGGCCCGAGCCTGTGTTGATGGTTGGTTGGATTAAGAGCTCATTTACTGCATTTTCATGATTGTCATGGAGGTCAAAGCACAGGCTCAGCGGCACAACAAGCAACCAGaagtgagtgttttgttttttttttgtctttttttaaacgttCACAAAGTTCAAAGAGCAGGAGATGAAACCAGGGAACCAGATGATTTGTGCCTCTGTAGAAGTGGATGTGATAGTGTGGTCTGGAGCAGGTGGGATTCAGTCAGAGTCTGGACTTGAGTCTAATACTCACTTCTGAACGAAACAATCTGAAATAATTCTCATTTTGGTGAACGCAAGACAGCGCACTGTTAAAATGTCGTTCTGCCgatctgtatttgtttgtgcgtcttaaaacataaataaaaaggtccagtgtgtaagaatgagtgacatctaacgGTGAGACTGTCACAAAGGTTGGGGAACTACTGTGACCTTCACGTGATACTGGAgaacatgttgttgttcttcaaTTGTGTAGTACGTGGTCgttctggctggtttgtccattcggggctgccgtagaaacaagatggtggcctcttTAAAGCTGgacccttgcctaaagtacatataatggcacttttccactctaCTCTACATGGTTTGGCTGGTTTTCCATGAGTATACAGTAGTACCTCCTcgatgtgggcggagtcatcactgcacggctgcgtgaaactgccgtgactatacgcgacacacacacacacacacgagtgacgactgactttgttttcagtgtaactgaatcatgtTCGTGTTCACAGAGTCGTTCGGTACGTCCTGCAAGAGCGGAGCCTGAGCCGGTACTAAAAAAAATCggtaatggaaaagcaagatAAGATACTACTTGTAAAGAtttaagaaaaccaaaccatttttattgtaaagtgattatacacttataaacAAACATACTAATGGGATTAATTTCcctccaaaatgttacacactggacctttaacactGTGATTAACTAAAGGCTTGTAACAGTAACCTCCTGCACTGACTGATCtggtttattatgtgttttaagTATTCTTTAAAGAAGTGACCACGTAAAAGGAGGCTTTGAGGAAAGAGTCAGCCTCGTTGACCCGTGAATGGCAgcccagaaacacacacacacactctggataAAACCCAGAGTGAGAAAAGCTGACCTGACGCTGGGGGGGGGGAGGTGGAGAACGAAACATGTGACAAGTCGTGGAATGATGTGGAGTGATCACTGAGTCTCTGTTAGCACTTTGAGGGAAAGTCCTGCGGCCTTGGCGGCAGACAGCGCCGCAGGCGAGCCGCGTCTGCCGCACAgttccaggtgtgtgtgtttggacgcGGGCTGCCGGACGTGGCCGTGTCGGGCAGCCGACTGTTGGAGGGACGAGTGTGAGCGCGTGAGCGACGGCGGCGGCGGAGACAGCGGCAGGCGCGTTGACGGGGAGGTGGGCGTGGTCGGCGAGCAGCCCGGGGAGGACGGCCGCTGCCGCTGGTGGTAGAGAGGGAGGCGGGACGGGGAGGAGGACGGGGGAGAGTCTATAGCACTTAAATCTGAAGAAGTTGGGCTGGGGCAGCCTCTTCCTTGAAGGTAGCGAATGCACTTCTTTTTCCTCCTAGGAACAGTCAGAGAGAGTTATCTGTGAATAGAGTGTGGATGGTAAATGTCAGCAGGAGTCAATGGAGATGCTTCACTCACTGTGAGGTCAATGACGAACATGGTCATGaggaacaacacaaacacacaacagagtgTCAGTCTACGTGCTGTACCTGAGTGTCTATTCAAATACTAACATTTACTACACTGTCGTGGTGAACGCTCGTCTTAGCAGGAAGGAAACGAAATAgccaaaactaaaaaaaacatttctttaactgatacaaaaatagaaaatatagtTAGAAAATGGAACGATAACTCACTGTTTTTATAAAAGTAACTCAAATAGTAATTAATTTTCGTCTTTAtaaatttatttcatacataaataAGCCTTTTGAGTTCatatagtgtgttttttttaataatataaggagttgtgtattattacagCTCCATTTTActatgggtgcacctgcggcgtattttgttgggtttttatgacaatacctaattgttattattattactgtattattatgaccctttttgaatcttgcaccagGCAAATACTctgtattacaaaaaactaacactataactaagcatttacaaaaaactaagactaaaactaagaaaaactaacaataaaataacaaaaaccaacaaaaactaatagaaaacaaaagttattttaaaaacaacgtgaccctcatgtggaggatgaagcggcaGAATATGAGCACTTGAACTCCTCAAGAAAAGTTAGGAAACCGCTATTTCAGTCAATCATTTAACTGGTAAAGTACTttatatcagtgtttcccaagcctggtcctcagggaacactgccctgcatgtttttttaaatgttgctctgattcagatgaacagctcgttaccaggcttctgcagagcgtgttgacgagctgttcatctgaatcaggtgtgttggagcaggggaacCCGATTAGTCGCCTTTACAACGACGGTAAGAACCTGTTTCGTGGAATGAGCAACACAGTTCCAAAATCCC
This genomic stretch from Solea senegalensis isolate Sse05_10M linkage group LG13, IFAPA_SoseM_1, whole genome shotgun sequence harbors:
- the skp1 gene encoding S-phase kinase-associated protein 1, translated to MPTIKLQSSDGEIFEVDVEIAKQSVTIKTMLEDLGMDDEGDDDPVPLPNVNAAILKKVIQWCTHHKDDPPPPEDDENKEKRTDDIPVWDQEFLKVDQGTLFELILAANYLDIKGLLDVTCKTVANMIKGKTPEEIRKTFNIKNDFTEEEEAQVRKENQWCEEK